GGAACCTGTTATCAAATAATTAGCCACGATCACTTGATAGGCAACTTCCAAAATTGTAGTTCAACTCTCTTAGAACTTGATACAACTGAGCATAGATCTATAAACAATGGTTTATGAAGCTAGCTTACAAACATCTCTTTTAATGGGTATCATTTCTAGCCTTATGTGTGTTTGTTATCAAGTCAAATGAACAACTTTCAATTTACTGATGAGCAATTTATAGAGATCAGAGAAATTTGGAGAGATATCAATTCACAATGCAAAGTGCTTCAAAATCAAACAGGTTGTCCTAATAGCGAGATCATAAAAATGATTGATTCGGCTAAGAGCTATTGGGAAGAGAAAGATTCAAAGCAGAGGTAATAAGACAACTATATTTTACTTATCATCTTGTTCTTCATCGATATAAATCGTCTCCTTTAAACTATTAACAACCCTTCAGATCACCCTATGTATCTTAGAAGTTTAGAAAGATGTCAGTTAGCAATTGGTTCATATCCACCATTTAGCTATAACGGCGTGGGTGGAGGAGGGAAAGCAACAGTCTTGCCAACCGAGCAAAATAATATTCTACTCTTAAGTTTTGCACCTGAAACATTTTCAATTCCTCCTCTTAATTCAAAAACAACCAAATTTTTGTCTCTTCCATTACCTCCTGGAATACAAATTATAATGTCAATGGATAAACTTGAAGGGACTGTAGAGAAAAACACCGGGAAAGTTATTTTGAGATTTGAATCAAGGTTTAGTTTTTCTATTGGCTCTATATTTCGCTTCCCCGATTTAATTGTCAAGACATCACTTAATACAGGAAAAGTAAAAGGAAGCCTTCACAAAGAAGAAGGGCTTAACATTCAAAAAGATGGAAAAGCAACACTGGTAGGCATTGCTACGATCCCAGTAACTGAAAGCAAAATTTTAAATATCTTCCTTGGCCTCCCTACTGAGGCTTTAGCTGTACTTCAATGCGAAATTAAATAATTCATTATGGAGAGATGTCTTCTAAAGTAATGAATAAGTTAAAGATTAAACTACTTTCACCATTTAGGAGGCGTTTCACTCTAACCGCAACTTGTATATGAGCGCATAATGCACAACAAAATAGATATGGCACTAGCCAATAAAAAGAGGGTTGTTAAGAACTAAAAACCAACCTGGGACTGTAAACAAGGCTATCAAAGTACTCCAAGCGACTAAAGAAGCAGCAAGATCTTGTTCTTGCCCACTTGCTTCAGATAACAACAATACAGAAATTGCAGTAGGCGTTGCTGCTTGCAATACAAGTGCGTTGCACATCAAAGGTGATAAGTTCAAAGCCTTAGCAACAATTAACATTAAGGCAGGAAAAACAAATAGCTTTATCAACAAGCTTGGTTGCACTAACAAACGCAAGTTTCTATTAAGTAGGTTTTGTGCAGAATCAAAAGAACCCAAACGCATCCCAACAATCATTAACGCTAAAACAATCACAATTCGAGATGGGACCCAAATAGCTGCAGTGATTTGCTGAGTCCATGGAGTCAGCTGAATCAACACCGCACCAATCAATCCTTTGCTCGCAGGACTATTAGCTAGAACACCTAAAAGTTTTTTCCAAAGAGGTCTCCCCTTCAACTCGTTTGATGAATTTACAAAAAACATGGGGCCGAAGCTCCATATAAGCAAAGTAGCCCCAAGGTCATAACCAATACTGAAACTCAGTGAATGGCTAGGTAGAAGAGCCAAAGAAACAGGTATCCCGAAATAGCCAGTATTGCCAAAAACACTTCCCAGCAATAAGCTTCGATCACCAATATGACTTTTAAGCTTTGGGAAACTCTTAATCAAGGCTATTAACAATCCAATAAGAAGGACGGCCATTGCAAGAGCCTGAAAAACAAGCCAATCCAAACCACTCTTCAATAGAAGGCCCATTAAGCTCACTGGCACGCCGACATTAATAAGCGGTGGGGCTATTTGGGATGAAAGGCCTGGCTTAAAGCGCCCAATCAAATAGCCGAAGCCAAGCAAGGGTAATAATTCACTAAAGAGTCGCAAAATAAACATTTAATGAACTCGATATAGAAACTTATGGAACTTGGACAAAG
This DNA window, taken from Prochlorococcus sp. MIT 0603, encodes the following:
- a CDS encoding AEC family transporter; the protein is MFILRLFSELLPLLGFGYLIGRFKPGLSSQIAPPLINVGVPVSLMGLLLKSGLDWLVFQALAMAVLLIGLLIALIKSFPKLKSHIGDRSLLLGSVFGNTGYFGIPVSLALLPSHSLSFSIGYDLGATLLIWSFGPMFFVNSSNELKGRPLWKKLLGVLANSPASKGLIGAVLIQLTPWTQQITAAIWVPSRIVIVLALMIVGMRLGSFDSAQNLLNRNLRLLVQPSLLIKLFVFPALMLIVAKALNLSPLMCNALVLQAATPTAISVLLLSEASGQEQDLAASLVAWSTLIALFTVPGWFLVLNNPLFIG